A region of the Montipora foliosa isolate CH-2021 chromosome 8, ASM3666993v2, whole genome shotgun sequence genome:
gcgttaaaatatatgtaaccgattacaaaaatgctaataagatgctgaccaaaactctaaaatatttacatagaaacaatacacacacacaaaagaacaaaaaattgccgcatgaagaaacgctaagtaaataacttcgcgcgtatcgagtcactctgtttgttcagatttggtttaagtttgcgaataaaaagcatttcaaaaatcaagcagtCAACACTGAATGGAATACACCCCTCACTCAGCTTCACAATGGAACTCAAAGACAACAGCAAGCTTCCCTTTCTTGGCATGGTGATCATCAGAAATGGTCCACGACTAGAGACGAAGGTCTACGTGAAACCAACCGATACTGGGCTTTTATTGCATTATCAAAGCCATGTTGACGTCAAGTATAAACATTCTCTACTGAAGACAATGTTAAACCGTGCTTTCAAACTCTCATCGAATTGGCAGTTTTTCCATCAAGAATGCGAACGTCTCAAAATGGTTTTTGCTCGCCTGCATTATCCTGAAACCCTCATAGAGAACACCATCAGAAATTTTATCGAAATGAGAGTTACTGAGAATATGTGTTCTAAACAGCAAGTACCCGATGAACAAGATGCCCCCATCAGAATTGTGCTACCGTTCAAAGACCAGAAATCGGCAAATGTGGTAAGACACCAACTCAGCGATCTTAGTCGAAAGATTAATGCCGTCGTCCAGCCTGTTTATGTAAGCAGAAAGATCAAAGGAAATTTCAAGCCGAAGGAACACAAACCTCCAATTGTAAACCAACAAAAcgttgtttattattacaagTGTGGTCTGTGTGATACAGACTATGTCGGCTTCACGAGTCGACACCTACATCAACGCGTGGAGGAACATAAGCGATCAACAATCGGCTACCACGTAAAGGACGAGCATGGAGGGGATCCGGATTCCAttggaaacaactttgagattttaaagaaatgtcagagtaaacttgactgcttgatttttgaaatgctttttattcgcaaacttaaaccaaatctgaacaaacagagtgactcgatacgcgcgaagttatttacttagcgtttcttcatgcggcaattttttgttcttttgtgtgtgtgtattgtttctatgtaaatattttagagttttggtcagcatcttattagcatttttgtaatcggttacatatattttaacgcattcaaaacttttactgttcaacttgaaaatgaccgtcgaacggtcgaaacgtcgttgttttttaacgttaacttttatagtgaaaTAGAATTCTTGTCCAGAAAAGTATCTGATGTTGATTGATGACCTTGTAATGGCTCGTAATACCATACCCTGTTTATGACAGGTTCTGACCTTGTTTAGGACAGAGGCCAGTAAAATTGTATACCCTGTTCAGGACAGCGAGGCCAAAAAACCATACCCTGTCCAGTGGCACGTCCCCGTATAGCTCTAATaagggagtcccccccccccgccccccctcGCCGTTTACATGCTAGCGTGACAAAGATTAAGATGTTTCGGGCTTACATATTCAGCGAGGGCAGTTCCCAAAGGATGTGCATTGCCTCCTTAATCTTTGATTGGTACCATTTGGAAGCTGAGTCCTTACATTCAAGCTTATTTAGGACAATGTACTGACGATAGGTAaggtttcatccgaaacatgttttgttggtTTTGAAAAAGATTAAGTTGTCTAGTACTGCTACGTGAATCAATACAAACACTGTTACCAATGCCACTGAATGACAACGCCAACACCTACCAACGCTAAGGCTTTCTCGTTGATATCCAAATCTGTCTAAGGAAATGTTGGGTGATGTCTTTTCTCATCGAATATCATCAGTTATTTCACAATCAGCTGACAGTCCACACGAAGATGGTATTGATGGTACCTCTCTCCCCTTCGCATCTACCAATACAGTTATGATTGCTTACCATCGTTATGGCGTGGGTGTGGCAACTATGAATTCTTTCAGGTAGAAAATGGAGATTGCAAACAGTCTGTCAAGCGACCTGCTTAAGTTCCTCGACCGCAACCTTAAGTTAGATTTTACCTCTTTTATCATCACATTTTCttggttttgttgttgttgttgttgttgttgttgttgttgtgcccccccccccctccccctctctCTCCTCACATGCCCTCTATCTGAAAAATTCACTTTATTGATATATATCGATCAaggcaaaatgtatttgaaatacGCAAAGCTCTGAAACTGAACTAATCATTATCTAAAGTAAGTACCATAAGTAGAACCGTCTCTGTTGGTGCTCGATGGATTTAGATCTTTTGTGATCGGCTTCTGGCACTTGTCAATGATTGGACAATTTGCGACTGCAATTATTCTCTCCAACCACTGTTCCCTTAGTCGCAGGTTTTTTTTGTTCCTACTAGTGTATTTCGTACTGTTCGCTTTTTAAAAACAGTTGCACACATCCTGGTATTAAATATAAGGTTTCGTTTTCTTTGATACGTTTCCTGCTCTCGAGGTGGTCAAGAAGTGCACGACCATTCTTTAATGGTCAACTTAACATTTTTAGCTACCTGTTCACGGTGTGGGTTAATTTGAATCATTACTTCTGCTCTTGACAGGAAGCACACACCAAAGTATTTTTCTAGACATTTAGGCTCTAATCACACTATTGTCCGGTTTATACAGTGAGTGTCCGCGTAAAAATagttgaaaattatcaacactaTAATATCTTGCCATGCTTACAATGTTACTGATCAAATGTGTTTTGTCATCATTACTCTCCAACTGTAACATTCTACAATACAAAATAAACGTGAGCGCATATTTAGGCACACGCTTGAAGAAACGAGCGACTCTCGTTAAGACCCGTTAGTTTAaggattttgattggctttttgAAACAATACCAAAGGAACGAAAGTAAGACAAactccaacatggcggtgaACTCCAAGCATGCGCAATTCAAGCGAAAGTCGGATAGTCTCGGACTTAGGGATAAGAACTTTCCAGAGTCGCTCGTTTCCCGACCGCTGGACAAGGATAATGGAGACTGCGTATGAGATTAAGAAGCGTAATGAAGGCCCGCTAGCGTTCAGTGTGTAACACGCCTTAAAGCACACATTTCGTGATTGAATGAAAATTACCGGAAGACATGCTTTCAAATGTGGACAACAATCCTATAATCTGATAAAATTGCGTTCTAAAATCCGTCTTTAATTTTCCTCTTAATACAGGTCTCGTGTAACTTAGGGCTCAATGTTGGTGTCCGACCCCGCTTATTAGAGACATCCGCTGAGTGCAGGTTCgttttacagtacatgtatgggAAGAAAAGGCTTGGACTTAGGCTAGTGTCCGCTTAATACAATCTGtccaccaagagaaaatgaggggacagagagggaggctcagggcgttcgccgggatatgtcatgtccacaaaagttatttttagacgagcggaagtctttgttctagcggaagtctgtcttccgagacgtccgactgcagtcttgtctcgctctcaggttcttagtgaaaagagaaaatggcggcgtacgtggaaggctgatgaatatttattttctttcaaacatcagccCGAGGTTGGCCTACAGGCGGatgtctcggaagacagacttccgctagaacaaagacttcccctcgtctaaaaataacttcgtggacatgacatatcccaagggctggaccgggagcctccctctctgtcccctcattttctcttggtccaCTCAATACAGGCGAGGTTTCCGCTGTACAGTCAAACTAGTGCGAATTCTCGAAATAGAAGGAACACGCAACAGCATGATAAACAGCAACGACAACATTTATTGATTTGATCATTTCAGCTCGAACTGATATCAGCACCAGCACCAGAAATATATTgctcttaatttttttaagttaTTCACCTAAGATGCAACATCttaagaaaagcaaagaaaaaaaaagcaacaataACTCAAAAATGCCTAGCTATATCAACTAGGAAGCACACCAGGAACCCATCGCTGGGAGCATACAAGTGGCCTATATTCCTCTCACAGCGTTTTTAGTGACCAGTTTATGATTAGACTGACTTTCCCGCGAATATCCCGCAGGAGCCCCAATGAGCAATCACAAGTATCTGCACGTACAGAGccgccattgtttttgctcattaaaactattgttttgtggcactTTCGTTTCCGTTGCCGTCCTCGTTGCCCTTATTGAcgggaaaagatagtctaaaaataaaggGTCCGTAAAAATACCATGAGATGGGCCCATGTTAGTACTGGAGTTGTACGCTCCGAGCACTAGTGATGGGAGCACGTTCATTACTTCTAAGTACTGGTGTAATAAATTGATAACCTTTTAACCGGAAATAACTCTAGTTTTCATACCGGAAGTCTATAGAAATCGCGGGCTTACTTAGACTCGTGGGAAATGTGAAAGCTTGCAtgctacatacatacatacataacataatctttatttaacgtggGAGAAACGCTTAACTATAGCTATTTTGCAGGTTTTCCACAAATTAATattaagaaagaaagaaatatgtaCATAAATGTAAGAACGTAAAATATCATGCATCTAAAGTTACAAGACTTAAgtacttaaaattaaaattaaaattcaatatTCCTCACTTGTTTATTAAATTCTAGACCTCCAGCTTTTAAACGCAATTCATTTGGAACACTGTTCCATTGTTTTGCGGCGAAATATCTGAAGGAATTTAAGCCATGCTTTGTGGTATTTACTTTTGGCAGTAATAGCATATTATTGCCCCTTAAATCGTACTTATTATTTCTCATTTTAACGAGTTCCTTAATGCATGTGGGGGCGGTGCCCTGAAAACAAGTATTTATAGTTATCAACATGTCCTGGACACGACGATTTTCCAACGTGGTTCCTAAACCTATTCGCTGTAGCAGTTCATGATAAGCTGATGTTTTATCTTTGTAAACATATCTTAGTGCACGCTCatttactttttctattttctttgtgtttctcGAACTACAATGATGCCATACCTgactacaataataaaaatgaggCAGAACAAACGCTCGATACAGTGATTCCTTGATCTTACACGGAAGAATGTTTTGTAACCTACTCAGCGCATTTACCTGCCCCCCTACTTTACGACACACAGACGCAACATGTGCATCAAATTTGAGTTTGCTATCCAACATCCTAGTAAGTTAATCTCATTTGACGTAGGTATCGTTTCGTTAGCACATTGAAAGTTAATATCACAACCTTTGCTGCCCAAAACTATTGCCTGATATTTTTTAGGGTTGGGCATCATACCATTTTCTTTGAACCATAGCCTTGCACTTTCTAAGTCCCGATTAATTCCTCCTTCTACAATTCGGGGTTCGCTGTGTGACAGGTAAATCTTAGTATCGCTGCATAATTTAACATTTTAGAATTTTCAATCGTATACACTAGATCGTTGATAAGATGTTGAACAGCAAAGGTCCAAGTATGCTGCCTTGTGGTACCCCTACAGACATACCTATCCAGCTCGAAAAGGCATTTCCGAGTTTAACCCGTTGATGTCTAGATGACAAGTAGCTGCGCAAAAGAGAAATTGATTTGGTACTTAGTCCATAAAATTCCAACTTTTCAAGAATAAGTACATGTGGCAAGCAGTCAAATGCTTTACTTAGATCCATGGCGACAGCGCCTATCA
Encoded here:
- the LOC137967266 gene encoding uncharacterized protein; translated protein: VNNFARIESLCLFRFGLSLRIKSISKIKQSTLNGIHPSLSFTMELKDNSKLPFLGMVIIRNGPRLETKVYVKPTDTGLLLHYQSHVDVKYKHSLLKTMLNRAFKLSSNWQFFHQECERLKMVFARLHYPETLIENTIRNFIEMRVTENMCSKQQVPDEQDAPIRIVLPFKDQKSANVVRHQLSDLSRKINAVVQPVYVSRKIKGNFKPKEHKPPIVNQQNVVYYYKCGLCDTDYVGFTSRHLHQRVEEHKRSTIGYHVKDEHGGDPDSIGNNFEILKKCQSKLDCLIFEMLFIRKLKPNLNKQSDSIRAKLFT